The Sulfurospirillum oryzae genome contains the following window.
CACTTTGTGTGGGAAGGTAAATACAATGGTGCGAAGATCATCGTCATTACCCCTGAGTTTAATGCAAGCGCACGTGCGGCAGATCTTTGGATACCGATTAAAGCAGGAAGCGACAACATTCTTGCGATGAGTGTTATCTATGAGATTTTAAATGCAAAGATGTATAAACCCGCTTTTGCAAAAACCTATACCGATCTTCCTTTTTTAGTGAGAGTTGACAACAAGAAACTATTGCGACGCTCAGAGATGGAAAAAGCAAAAGATGAGAAAGAGCATCACAGCTTTGATGAGCAATTTTACGCATGGAATACTAAAACCAATGCACCCGCCATTATGCCCGGAAGTGAAGGCAGTGAGCATAAAACCCTGCGCCTAAGCGACTTTGGCATTGAACCACTTTTAGAGGGTGAATTTGAAGTAACGCTTTTAAGCGGTGAAAAAGTGAAAGTGACCACGGTGTTTGAGATGTTAAAGCGAAGCACTGCACGCTTCAGCCCTGAAGCCACACAAGCACAAACAGAGGTGCATCCAGATACCGTACGCCAACTCGCACGTGATATTGCGCTTCCTAAAGTGGTGGAGATCACCACAGGATTTAGTTTGAACAAGTACTTCAACGGCATGATGTCAATCTGGAACATCGCTTCTATCTGTGGGTTAACAGGTCGTTTAGGACCTTATGGTGGGCTCAATACGGAAAATGAGTTCCAACTTAGCGGTCTTGAAGCACTCAGCGGGTTTAGCGGTAAATACACCGCGCGCTTTGGTTCAGGTTTTGTGGGTGAGTTTATTTTGGGCGATGGCATGAAGACGTTTGAGAAGTATTTTAGCGATGCCGATGTCAGACGTGCGCAAAATGGGATGAGTAAAGAGGAGTATATGAAGGTTGTTTCATTGCTTCTTGAAAAAGGCAAAGATGGCAAAGAAAAAGGGGTCAAACCTCATTGGACGCCTGAAGTGGCACTCATCGTTGCAGATTCAAAGTTTAGGCGCAACAAAGGTAATGATTATAAAGAAGCTTTTTTGAATAAGACCAAATACTTTGCGTATGTGGATACACGCATGAGTGAAGCGGCAGTCTATGCGGACATTTTACTGCCAGCAAAAAGTCACTACGAGGTGTGGGATATACGAAGTAGCCCTGGGTATCATCGTTTTACAAACTTAGCGCAACCGGCTAAAAACCTCAAACCTGTGGGTGAAGCGATGGATGAGTGGAGTATGTTTGCACTCATTACCAAAAAGCTTGAAGCGATTGCCAATAAGCCTGAAAACAAAGAAAAAGCCAAAGTCAAAGATGACAAACGCTATGCCAAAGAGGGCTTCCATGACCTGAGTATCGTGCATCAAGAGTTTACGAACAATGATGAAGAGAGTCGCTCTGAGATGGAGCCACTGTTGGGTACCGACAAGCAAGCGGTGGAAGCAGCACTTGCTAACTGTGTGCAGTATGAGCCGTGGACGATTGAGAAGATGTATAAAACAGGGGGCTTTTTACAGCTCAATGAAAAAGCAGCCAAAAGTTCACCATTGTATGCCGATAGGCCGTTTAATTCCAATGAAGATCATCTTTATAAATTCGCTCGTTTTGAGACACTCAGCGGTCGACAAACATTTTACGTAGATCACGATATGTACATCAAAATGGGAGCACAAACCAATACGGGTATGCAAGGCATTCGCCCCGATAGCAAAGCGCATCCTTTTGCGATGCTTACACCGCATGCAAGATGGAGCATTCACTCCAACTACAAAACAAGCCGTACACTGCTTCGTTTACAGCGTGGTGTTCCTGCGATTCAGGTCAATCGTGAAGTTGCCAAGATGAAAGGAATCAAAGATGGCGATTCTATTCGTATCTTTAACGCTATTGGTGAGTTTTATGCAATGGCAAAACTGAGCTCCTCGTGTCCACCTGATGGTATTGTTTTAGAAGATGGATGGGAGCCTTACATGTACAAAAATAAACGAGGGCATAATGAAGTGGTGCCAACCTCACTCAATCTTTTGGAGATGGCTGATGGCTGGGGGCACTTGAAGTTTGGAGGACTTTGGGATGGTAATCAATACGCCTATGATGGCGCGGTCAATTTTGAAAAGGCAAGGGGGTAAGTCATGTCACAACGTCAATTAGCCATGGTAATGGATCTTAATAAGTGTATTGGCTGTCAGACCTGTACTGTCTCTTGCAAAACTCAGTGGACAAACCGCAACGGGCGCGAATACATGTACTGGAACAATGTGGAGACCTACCCAGGTGAGGGCTACCCTAAAAAATGGCAAGAACTCGGCGGTGGGTTTGATGAAGCGGGAGACCTAAAAGCGGGCGTTGTGCCAAGCTTGCAAGGTGAGTATGGTGTGCCTTGGGATTATAACCATGAAGAGCTTGCGAATGGGGCACAGCTCAAACCTCATGTGGATCCAAAATGGGGACCAAACTGGGATGAAGATGAGGGTGCTGGGGATTTCCCGAACGATAACTACTTCTTTTATATTCCACGTATCTGTAACCACTGTACCAACCCAGGGTGTCTCAGTGCTTGTCCAAGAGATGCCATCTTTAAACGCGATCAAGACGGTGTTGTTTTGGTAGATTTGGATCGTTGCCAAGGGTATCGCTACTGCATCGCAGGGTGTCCGTACAAAAAAATCTACTTCAACCCACGTATCTCTAAAAGTGAGAAGTGTATTCTCTGTTTTCCACGCATTGAGAAAGGCTTACCGCCTGCGTGTGCGCAACAGTGTGTTGGACGTATTCGCTTTGTCGGCTTTTTGGATGATGAAGAGGGACAAGTCTATAAACTCGTGAAAAAGTTCAAAGTGGCACTGCCATTGCGTCCTGATTATGGAACCGAATCAAACGTTTACTACGTGCCGCCAACCGAAGCGCCACCGAAATTTGATGCTAACGGGAAAATTATTGAGGGAAGTGAGCGCATTCCTCCTGAAGTGTTGGAAAAACTTTTTGGCAAAGAGGTGCATGAAGCAGCTAGGACGCTTCGGGCTGAGATGAAAAAGCGTAAAGAGACAGGAGAGAGTGAACTCATGGACTTGCTCATTGCGTACAAACATGAAGATATGTTTAGACTCGATAATAACTATTACGCTGAGTATGCTAAGTCAAAAGGAATGCCAGTCATCAAGCCTGTGGATGAGCGTTATCTTAGCGGTAAATACACCTCTAAGATGAAGTTTTTCACGAAGGGGGCAAACGCATGAAAACATTAAAAACGATCATTGTGTTGATGAGCCTTTTAGGGCTAACTAGTTTAATGGCGCAGAGTTTGAATGCTTTATATGTAAAAGAGGATCTTTCTAAAGTGAGCCTAACGTCAAATGTTTGGCAAAAAGCAAAAGAGCAAAGTGTTGAGGTCTATCCTCAAACGACCATAGAGATGAATGATGCGGAACTGATAAAAGCCAATGAAGCGAACCTTGCTAAAGTTTTACATGTAAAGACTTTGAGCGATGGAAAATCGGTCGCATTTTTACTTCAGTGGAATGATAAAACCAAAAGCCTTCAAACAGTGCAAAGCACTACGGACTACAGCGATGGTTTTGCGGTGCAATTTTCAACCGTAAATGACAAACTCCCCTACATTGGTATGGGCAGCGTTGATCGAGCGGTGATTGTGCATTTGCAAAAAGCAACGGGCAAGGTTTATGAGCCCAATAACGGCGGCGATGTTTACCATCAAGTGAACGCATCCAACCAAAACGCCTTTGCCAAAGAGCTTACTTCGTACAAAAATGAGGTTGCAAAGCAGGGGAATGGTGATTATCAGCGTGCATTTATTGCAGAGGGTTTTCGCTCTCTGACACAGATTCGAGATAACTCTGAGCCCTCTTTGATGGAGATGAAGTACGACAAAGGTGTCTGGAGCGCGCTTTTGGTACGCCCTCTTAAAAGTGAACACCTCAATCTTCAAGGCAGTTTTCCTGTCGCTTTTGCGATCTGGGATGGCGAGAAGAAAAACCGTGATGGTGCGAAGTTGCTCAGTGCTTGGGTAGGGGTGAGTCTTGATGCCAATGCTAAAGCGTTAGCTCTTTTGGATGAAGCCAAAGGAGATGCGAGCAATGGCGAGAAGCTCATGATGGAGAACTGTTCGGCATGCCATCAGTATAAATCGGTGAAAAATGCCCCTAACTACATGGCACCAAACCTCTCCAATATCGGTGGATATGCCAATGCGAGTTACCTCAAAGAGTCCATTATGGAGCCAAGTGCTGTTGTGGTGCCAGGCTACAACCTTAACGCGCACAAGAACTTTTTATGGTACACGAGTGATGACAAAGGTGTGCGTACATCAACCATGCCACCGTTTGCGCATTTGGATGAGAAAAGCGTGAATGATCTGGTTGCCTTTATGAAAACCCTCAA
Protein-coding sequences here:
- a CDS encoding molybdopterin-dependent oxidoreductase translates to MIKRRDFLKISSATAAMIAGEGYAFAKTGVTKIENAKENYPNTSYSEEMYRNEFGFTYGKKEEHGFAYHCVNCQGNCSWEIWSNNGVVTRENQSSRYPSINAKVPDFNPRGCNKGVQHSQIMYEKDRLLYPMKRMGKRGEGKWKRISWDEASTEVAQKIWDVMVDPKKGPEKLMVHAGTGLLTEGRRGGPLRLSTQLGAVRIYPASYLGDMFSGAAIAYGEGNLGCTYDFMYTVNTAVFWGGNPSVSRIPDAHFVWEGKYNGAKIIVITPEFNASARAADLWIPIKAGSDNILAMSVIYEILNAKMYKPAFAKTYTDLPFLVRVDNKKLLRRSEMEKAKDEKEHHSFDEQFYAWNTKTNAPAIMPGSEGSEHKTLRLSDFGIEPLLEGEFEVTLLSGEKVKVTTVFEMLKRSTARFSPEATQAQTEVHPDTVRQLARDIALPKVVEITTGFSLNKYFNGMMSIWNIASICGLTGRLGPYGGLNTENEFQLSGLEALSGFSGKYTARFGSGFVGEFILGDGMKTFEKYFSDADVRRAQNGMSKEEYMKVVSLLLEKGKDGKEKGVKPHWTPEVALIVADSKFRRNKGNDYKEAFLNKTKYFAYVDTRMSEAAVYADILLPAKSHYEVWDIRSSPGYHRFTNLAQPAKNLKPVGEAMDEWSMFALITKKLEAIANKPENKEKAKVKDDKRYAKEGFHDLSIVHQEFTNNDEESRSEMEPLLGTDKQAVEAALANCVQYEPWTIEKMYKTGGFLQLNEKAAKSSPLYADRPFNSNEDHLYKFARFETLSGRQTFYVDHDMYIKMGAQTNTGMQGIRPDSKAHPFAMLTPHARWSIHSNYKTSRTLLRLQRGVPAIQVNREVAKMKGIKDGDSIRIFNAIGEFYAMAKLSSSCPPDGIVLEDGWEPYMYKNKRGHNEVVPTSLNLLEMADGWGHLKFGGLWDGNQYAYDGAVNFEKARG
- a CDS encoding 4Fe-4S dicluster domain-containing protein; translation: MSQRQLAMVMDLNKCIGCQTCTVSCKTQWTNRNGREYMYWNNVETYPGEGYPKKWQELGGGFDEAGDLKAGVVPSLQGEYGVPWDYNHEELANGAQLKPHVDPKWGPNWDEDEGAGDFPNDNYFFYIPRICNHCTNPGCLSACPRDAIFKRDQDGVVLVDLDRCQGYRYCIAGCPYKKIYFNPRISKSEKCILCFPRIEKGLPPACAQQCVGRIRFVGFLDDEEGQVYKLVKKFKVALPLRPDYGTESNVYYVPPTEAPPKFDANGKIIEGSERIPPEVLEKLFGKEVHEAARTLRAEMKKRKETGESELMDLLIAYKHEDMFRLDNNYYAEYAKSKGMPVIKPVDERYLSGKYTSKMKFFTKGANA
- a CDS encoding ethylbenzene dehydrogenase-related protein; amino-acid sequence: MKTLKTIIVLMSLLGLTSLMAQSLNALYVKEDLSKVSLTSNVWQKAKEQSVEVYPQTTIEMNDAELIKANEANLAKVLHVKTLSDGKSVAFLLQWNDKTKSLQTVQSTTDYSDGFAVQFSTVNDKLPYIGMGSVDRAVIVHLQKATGKVYEPNNGGDVYHQVNASNQNAFAKELTSYKNEVAKQGNGDYQRAFIAEGFRSLTQIRDNSEPSLMEMKYDKGVWSALLVRPLKSEHLNLQGSFPVAFAIWDGEKKNRDGAKLLSAWVGVSLDANAKALALLDEAKGDASNGEKLMMENCSACHQYKSVKNAPNYMAPNLSNIGGYANASYLKESIMEPSAVVVPGYNLNAHKNFLWYTSDDKGVRTSTMPPFAHLDEKSVNDLVAFMKTLKVEVEK